One window of Microtus pennsylvanicus isolate mMicPen1 chromosome X, mMicPen1.hap1, whole genome shotgun sequence genomic DNA carries:
- the Vma21 gene encoding vacuolar ATPase assembly integral membrane protein VMA21 isoform X1 encodes MLRGKSRLNVEWLGYSPGLLLEKEFLAPARTPRNPRGNENTLASTLKTLLFFTALMITVPIGLYFTTKSYVFEGALGMSNRDSYFYAAIVAVVAVHVVLALFVYVAWNEGSRQWREGKQD; translated from the exons ATGCTGCGCGGAAAGTCCCGGCTCAACGTGGAGTGGCTAGGCTACTCGCCCGGCCTGCTCCTGGAGAAAGAGTTCCTCGCGCCGGCACGAACCCCAAGGAACCCTCGCGG AAATGAAAACACTTTAGCTTCAACCCTCAAGACACTCCTGTTCTTCACAGCTTTAATGATCACAGTTCCTATCGGGTTGTATTTTACAACTAAATCCTATGTATTCGAAG gTGCACTTGGAATGTCCAATAGAGACAGCTACTTTTATGCTGcaattgttgctgttgttgctgttcaTGTGGTTCTGGCCCTGTTTGTCTATGTGGCCTGGAATGAAGGCTCACGGCAGTGGCGTGAAGGCAAACAGGATTAA
- the Vma21 gene encoding vacuolar ATPase assembly integral membrane protein VMA21 isoform X2, with product MERLDKAALNALQPPEFRNENTLASTLKTLLFFTALMITVPIGLYFTTKSYVFEGALGMSNRDSYFYAAIVAVVAVHVVLALFVYVAWNEGSRQWREGKQD from the exons ATGGAGCGCCTTGATAAAGCGGCGCTGAACGCGCTGCAGCCGCCAGAGTTCAG AAATGAAAACACTTTAGCTTCAACCCTCAAGACACTCCTGTTCTTCACAGCTTTAATGATCACAGTTCCTATCGGGTTGTATTTTACAACTAAATCCTATGTATTCGAAG gTGCACTTGGAATGTCCAATAGAGACAGCTACTTTTATGCTGcaattgttgctgttgttgctgttcaTGTGGTTCTGGCCCTGTTTGTCTATGTGGCCTGGAATGAAGGCTCACGGCAGTGGCGTGAAGGCAAACAGGATTAA